aaggggaaaaaacaaaccccaaaaccctccaaaaacacaaaagtatgATGAGTTTCTAAATTTATGAAGCAGCACATGGCCGGAATGTCTTTCTAAGTACAAAGGCAGAAGCCAGGCTGCTGAGATAAAAGTATGTTtagctttcatttaaaaatttgacttTATTGTATGAGCTTCTTCCTATTGTGTTAAGTACAAGTCAAAGTATTGGGCCCATCTTCTCCCTGATCAGTGAATTTACCGGATAACCTAACTTGGGATTTATTCATTGGCAGAGGTATGTACCCAACACATTCAAAACCGTGTTCATGAAAAATCTTTGTTTTAGTCATGCTAGTTTAGTAATATAAAATGAAAGCCTGCTATTAGAGGTGTGACTCTTACCCAAGCAGCTCTGGCATTACAAGAAAATCTTCAAGGAGAAGGCAATCCCTCTGTGACGGCAAGCTCTTCATTTTGCAATTAAGGAATAGCAAAGGGGCCTTTTGTGAATTTCCTGCTAGCAGTCTCAGAACTTGAGTATTTGCTGTGCCTGGAGGTGAATCCCCGGCTTTCTTGTCATTTATCAATACGACTTCCAGGTACCATTCCTGTCAGCTTTGAGCTTCTCCCTCCACTTATTCCCTCTTCACTGGAAGACAGCTAACAAGTTACAGGGGGTGAAGATGATACCGTAAAATGACAGCTCCCTGAGCACATCTCCCTAAAGCTCGTTCCATCAGGTCCCAAAAATGAGGAGAGAGTACCTCCATTCTCAGCAGAAAGATTGCACAAGAGCAGTTTGcacattttccattcttttcttgtttAACACTAGACAaccttctcttcctcttgttACCAATTTGTCTGAAGATGAGagaaaagattttctctttttaatttttgtgcctTCCTATCTTACACGATGTCTTGAATCCTTGATAGAAGATGTTGTTGTATATATGCCTTGCTGAATGCTTCAGTTCTTGCTCAAATATATTTCATGCCGAAAGTCATATCTATTACTTGCTCATGTAAGCAAGTCAAATGAGTTCGACATAATTTTGCAAGTGATACAGGATTTATCTTTACTAAAGTAGAATATCTTTATAGTGTGGTTGATACGACCTAGATCTTCACAAGTCAGACCATGGCCCTTGGTAATTTTGGAAGAACATGATAGCCTAGCTTCTGATTCCTCTGAGTGGTCTCCACCCACCCTGGAGTTAGAATCAAATTCCACTGGACCTGCTTCTTCTCTGACTGGAGGTTATTTGTAGATTATTTGATCTAATAACAGTGTTAAAGATATTTAAGCAACCTCATGTTCCCCGTAGGGCTCATATAACCTACCTCTTTCcataaggaaatattttctgataTATGACTCCAATTGTCTtttattacatttcctttcttaagAATACCCCACTGGATTTAACTGAGATGCCAGATGCTTAAGCCCTTTACATCAGTAAGGAAAACACATCCTCTTAACTAATTTTACATGTTAAGAAAATAAGTTAACTTGTTTTTACATGTTGAAAAGAACATGCCCACAACAATAAATCAATAATAGTGAGATACAAACCTAAATCAAGATACTTTTGTCATTAGCGCTAATTTTTTGAATAGAAACAAGTTATCAggcattttaaaaaagttttgtaGGTCGTTGCTTAGTAGCTTCCAATCATGGGATATTCCCAGAATAAGATTTTCataaaagacattaaagaaaaacatagacacacattctatttctttttttcaccttcTGCTCAAGGTTAACaacttttaaaagttacattttaaacacataaaaaaacaaaccaccttaccccacatatttatatatgtatatataaacaatagctttttaattaattatgatTTGGGGCATTCCATACCATATGGAAAAGATATAAGACAATTGACTTGCATATCAAACAACCCACGTGTGTGTGGTACACCAGATTTTATAACCTTAGGAAAACAGAGTGTTTTCTTCTAAATAGCCTCTAAACAAAGTTTGTTCATGTCTCAATTCGTATTTCTTGTCATCACATAGATATGGATATGAATCACTGTGTGGCTGGACACACATTGTTGTAAAGACTGGGAGAATTTTTTTTGCAAGTCTGAATTAATCTCCTGCTTAATCATTATTTGTTGAGTATGTGGTATTGTAGAGTGTATTGATTATATTACAGTGGAGGTTGAAGATATTAAAGCAATTTCGAATAGGAAGTgtgcaagaaaatgaaaaaagttaacATGGCAACcaaatttctgccttttttttgtAGAAACAGGCAAAAAATCTTTGACTCAGACCCATTTTCAGTATGGAAAGATATCTTTGAAGCTTATTGGAATTAATATAGTTAACCAATTTAGTAGActataaatttgcatttttgttgtCTTCTAATGGCTATTTTGCATATTAAAGGTAAAGCCTCCCTTAAAATATGCAGTACTCTCTTGATTAAGCCAGCTCCTTTCTCATTCTGCTAAGGCTATAAATAAAGCTTCTATTTAAGGCTGGTATTATATCAACCCACCTGcttccagaagagagagagagaaaaaatcagAATCACTCAACCTGCAGATTGCTGTCAGCTTGTGATTCTGTGAACGGGAAGTCTTAACGTTTAAAGTGTTATGTGAGATAGGCTGgaaggtgttttttttaaaaagcaatttccaGTTTAACAATTACCCAAGAATTTCTGAGTACCAATGAAAAAAGACTAATCCCTGGAGAGAGCCTTCATTGATGAGGTATGACAGCAGCTAGGAGGTGACATCGGTGAGTAAGGCAGAGCTGGAGAATGAGGGATCATTTCGATTGTGGGCtcaggaaaggaggcaggagtgTGAGGGAATACCAAAGCTTTCCTCTCTCTGTGGGCTCTCTCAGGGGAGTCTGTTGTCCTGGGTCTCTTCCTGCTTCCTGTTCAGGATGTTCTCCAGGGAGATGCGGTgcggggagggagaagaggattAAGGACCTTGGCAAGCTGCAGAAGGGCAGTCTGGGGCACATGCAAGGTTTTCTTGAAGAGATTCTCATATTTTGAAAGGGGAACATCAGCTCCAGgtctgttttagaaaaataaaccttTTACAAACTCCTtaatcatgtctttttctttttctttttgacgcAAACATTTTATCCTAGGCAATCTGTTGAAAAGCTCCCACAAAATAAGCAGTTTTCATTCTCTaacattttttgagaaaatatgcAGCTACATTTACTGCTCCTGAAACAGACAAACCAACTTCAGATTTGAAAACCTGCCATTAATTGTTGACTTAAAACATAGTTTACTTGGCTAAATCTTGCAAGTCTAGACTGAAGCCTGGACCCAGTTTTGTTAGGTAACACCGCTAAATATCATGGCTAATCAACCATCATTCGAGCGTGTGGACCTAGGTGGTGAAGCTCTCCCTTCCCTGGGGTCCTACTTGTCCTGGAGTGAGAATGAGCAGGCTCTCTTGGGAATGGCTTTTGAAGGAATTAACGGGAGAACAACTGAGAGATTCATGTCAAGTGTTTGCCAAACTACCAGGAAACACCCGCTGTTCCCTCACCAGAGCATACAATTCTGAAATCTTCAAGTGAGATAGGATTTCATTCCTTAAGGCTTTCCACACACAAAGGCTGAATAACTCCCAAGCTCCTCAATcagaaaatatgaagaattttAGCAGAAAGGATGAAGCTCCCAAAGCCAGTGGTGGAAAGTCAATGGAAATAACCACGTACATGATGCACTAGCCTAATGAGGCATGTTTCTAGGACCTAATACCAGTAATAAAGATGATAAATCTTTACCTAAGGACTGAATAGAATGACTAGCTTTGGCTTACAGGTTTTGTTACTAGGTTCAAAAACCACAGAATCTATTTGGAATAGCTCATGTGAGCTATAAAGGTGACCAGGACATAAGGAATAGGGATAAAAAAGACACAGATGAAAGTTAAAGAAGACCATAATCTTTGATACTTCTTCAGTTAGAAGataataactataaaattaaGTTTTGGAAATAGGATTAAAATGGATCCAAGATTCACTCTGCAACCTTTCTTTAAACCCTTGATGTATCTTTCTGTCAAGCCGTAGCTTTCTAAGCTGAAAAtgatgaattttttctttcctagaaagCCTCAAGACATATTCCATGTTGTTGAACAGCTTCTGAGCACAGTCCCTGAAGTTAGAACAAATGTCTTGACATAGAGATGAAGGGAGACCTGGAAGGGTAAGTTAAATTACATGGGGCTCTACTCAATGTTCCTTCGAGATCACATCCTCTCTTTTGCAGTTTCTAATATGTATTTGTTCCTACTTGCGTCATGGAAAATGACAAAAGTCAAGCTTCAATGTAGATGAgatttaaataatcttttaaaaaaaagtcatagaaGACTGTAACTTCCGGGCTGCTCTGAGAACTGAGGAGAGCAGAATATTTGACAGAATAATGAAATACGAATCCACCTTCAACATTGTAGGGCAAATCCTGAATGCCTTTGTGCTACTGTGATGTTGTTGGTGACAAGCAAAGTTTCTGAGAAACTTGAGCAAAACCAGAGTTCTGACAAATGTCCTCAGGAACTAGGACGCCCAAGTCTTGGCAATTCTTGTTTACATTTTCAAACTTTGAGAATATTTGAAAGGCTTATAATTATAAGTgcaatgaaaatggaaagaggTTAAACAAAGTGAGTAATATGAGAATTTGGAAAAGTAGAACTCCCTTGCCAGGAACACATTAGGCCAAATCATTTGGTGAGTTGCCATACTCTAATAACAGGTATATCAGACATTTGGGGACCTGGATCAAGTCTCTCAGACTATTAGGGCTCTAGTCAGGGAATTTTTGCTTCAAGAGATTTAATACCTAGAGAGAAAATACTTTTCTGAAAATGCTTAATGCACATATTCAGAGAACTGGTCAACCCAGAACTAAATGCTGAGCCAAACCAACTGCATTTCTTCTTAGGATACTTTGAGAAAAATCCTCTGGGAAGAAGATGACTCAGAGATGACTGCTAAAGGGAAACTTTGGCCCATGTGTTGCTCGGAGCTGTTGTTCTCTACCATGGTCTAGGATGATCTAAGCAAGAAGTAATCTGAAGCCATAAGGGAAAATTCCCTTTGTGAAACTCAGTACGAGAGCCCCAGAACTACAGTCAATGGAACCCAAGATCAGAGCTTTGTAGACGTAAAAAGGAACCTAAGATCTGTACCAATAGTGAGAATGTAGAAAATTAAGTGGCCATTCAATTAACTGTAAGTCCATTACTATGATGCTTCGGGAGAAAGTAGTAGTCTCCTAGCGATATCTGGCCAATATATTTTTATGATCAGATCACTTATGCAGGTGGTGTATATTTTGCAATCTGTTGGGGACCAATTCAAATAGTAATTTTACTCTTATTAGGAACACTGGGTTTAGAAACACTTCTGAAGAGTACTACTTTAGTCTAGTGTTGACCAAACTGGGTTCTATGGAAGTCTACTTTTTCAAGGTGTTAACAGTTACATCATAAAAAGAAGTGCTTCAGGCTCAACTAAATTAGAGAAATCTCAGGGTAAATAATATTAAGCTGAATTCTTGTTTACAGGACTTTTCAGCAGATTTATTAGGCTCATATGGATTTTGAATCTCCAAGAGGTGGTTACAGAATGCAGCATTTTCCCAACTTATTTGTCTATGGGACTCTTTTTTGGAAGAAtgcttattaatattttaaacaccTGTTGTTCCACGGATCAGAGTATGGAAATGCAATCTTTCTCTTCCAATGGAATAATAACTAAATCTTTTAACTAAATCTTTTCATGGATGGGTTAACTTTAATCCACTTTCATTTGACTAAGATGTTTctggtgaatttttattttcacagaaaataGCAGTTAGAATCACAAAGCCCTTTTATTAATTGCTGTCtctcttatttttgttgttgtttatcttgGACAATTAGTGAAGTCCTCCacaaaatgttacaaaataaagtattttctaTTAACTTTTGCAAGAGTCTCTCTCcactttgtgttcttttttaaatttggaagacCCCATTCCATTTGTACACAAGTTGGAAATGTGATAAAATTTACAGCAGATCTTGATTTGTATTGTTAGATATAAACAAGGTAATTGCCACAAGTAGGAAATGAATTTCTCAAAGATCTATGATAATCACTAGGAAAGTCAAATGAAAAATGACTCAAACAGGCAATTCTTCAAtctttctgtctcatttttcaCCCTTTGTTAAGGGAGAAATGGGCGTAACTGTGCGATTGCCTGATAGGCAAAACAGTTTCTGGAACTGTCACTTTTTTATTAGGCTCAATTTAATTTTACTGAAGTTCCTCAAAATTTCAAATACTGAAAAAAGAAGCCAGCTTTTGGAAAGTTAAACCCCCAATCTGATATGTCAAAAACAGACCCAGGAGACCTTCTGCTCCATCTTACATGCTCTCCAAAAGCGGGCTCATTTTCCGGTCCCTCTCAAAATGTGTAAAGTGTAGAAATTTCACATCTGACCTATGCTGCTTAAATATATCACACTTCATGAATACACTCCATAGTCAATTCTTTCTCAGATCATACAAATAAATGCTTTGAAAgccattcactcaacaaatggaATGGAATTTGGCCAAATGGAATTTTGTCTCATTTGAACCAGATCGTTGATGGTAATGGCATGatgccatcttttaaaaaactataatgTTTTAACTTTGAGTAACAATCATTAATACAAACTAAATTGGGCAAATACCCTTGGGTCAGAGGAGTAAATGTGTCAGCacaatttaacatatttataggGGTGTAATCTCAGCTTTCCTCcgtagagaaaaaaaatcagtaagtgcTTTTTAATCCTCCTTGTTTCTCCTcacttctttaaaaacaagacagATTCCTCTTTTCTGCacaagataattttcaaaataaaaaccaatatcTACTTGGTAAGGAAGCAGGGAGAAACCCCGAAACTGCCCATTCAAGGTAACACTGTGCGGATAGTATTTAAATAGACAACATCAGAGCAGCAGGAGCCGGGTGTTTCCATTGAGTGGGAGCAGTCCAGCCTTCAGACGGCTACCACTTTCTACACAGATCTGTAGTTGGATTAACATCATGTGTGTACGGATCGCCCTGGTTTGTGGTGGTATCTGAGAGAAACTCCTTATccagagagcttttaaaaatctgagttcTTGATCTCGGCTACGAGGTGAATATAACCCTATGAGCATATGTAACGATTAcatcctcttccattttttattaACCCATTAGTAGCAACGGATGAAAGTAAAACCAAGTTGTGGTTAAATGGACTGTTTTCATCATTAACACCTACCTTGCATTTTACAGGTATAACTAGTGGTGCGCCACCTTCTGGAGAAACCGAGGGCTTTGTTACAGTAAACTGGTCCAGTGTGATATTACAAgtataaaaaatattccattctgtATCAAAACTAGGCACATGCCTTTATTTATAGTAACAGAAGTTAACACAGTTGAGCAGTTTTGCCTTGGGTCCTGTTTTCTCGGCATCCTACATCGGACAAATGCAACTTTCAACACATCTCTGCCCATAACTCCAGGGATCTAGTCTCAGGGTTATCTGCATGTAAAGGAAGGTGAAATCACACATGGATCTATAGTGGAGAGTAACTAAAAGCATAACCTCTCATTCATATTGCTTTAAAACATATACAGCATatatgtttcaaaaaaaaaagaagagtaaagaatatattaatttctttgtGGTGTTGAACCAACAATATGGTATGATGCAAGGCTTTAACAAATGATAATCATAGATACAAATTTTTCTGTAGAATATGTTTTAGACAAATGTgtctttttaatatgtaaatcCTACATTGTAggttcttcctttttattttttcttttgtttttgcagtGGTAGAAAATGTTGAATAACTGTCCATGAGCATGAGTCAAAGGTTCAGGTCATTACTGAGATCCCCAGAATGCCAATATTTGCAATGCAAACAATTAGTATCCCACTGTGTGAAGGGCTCTGACACGTGCCTGCCTGCCTCTCGGTGGAGAGTTTCCATAAGAAGTCCTCCTGCTTCCATGGACCCTGCTTTGACACAGGGGCAGCTGCACTAAGCTGCCTTTTAATCTAGGAATTTACTGTGCCAGGCTGTCTTACTGGTTACCAACAATGACACAGAAACAATAGTGTGAGTGGTAGACCCTCAAATCATTTTCATGTTGAACCTCCTGGGTCCAGCCACCTCCCCTTCCACAACAGCACCATTGTTTTTTCGGGGCACATACTCAAGGTCAATGCTGTTTTTGTGCTTGCCTTTCCCTCGGCTCCAcacaaaaaggaggagaaaacaaaataaaaccactcCCAGGAATGTGAAACAGCCCATGGCTGTAGACACTAGTATTGTTTTAAGGTCCAGGGAAAAAGTATTGGCATTGGTGCCATTGGAAATGGTGTCATTGGAGTCGGTCATGTACATTGGGGTCCTGTTCGCATAAAGGAAGCGGTCTGAAGCGAATCCTTTCACAGTTAAGGAGGCTGTGAAGGTGTCATTCCCAGCAGCGTTGCTAGCAATGCAAACATACATCCCACTGTCTTGATCCTGGGCAAAGCGGATTTCCAAGGTGCCATCGCCCAAGACAGTGGCTCTTCCATTGGACTTGGTGGTGATAAAACGCCTTCGAGGGGTCACCCAGGAAATCACAGGCTGAGGGTCTCCATCAGCGCTGCATTCTAACTGGACCGTCTGCCCTTCATCCACTAGCAGATGCTGCAACTTCTTGTCACGGATTTTGGGTTTTTTGCAggtaaagtaaaaagaaagggcAGTGCTATGGAAATCCTTGAATGACCTCTCACGAATGGTGTCTGGGCCAGCACACATGGGCTGCTGGCCGCCAAACTGCAGAGTGGGATGCCGCTGCAGGATCCAGAGGAGACGGCAGTCACAGGCCAGAGGGTTGTTATTAATACTCAGGACCTCCAAAGCCCTAGGGGAGGAGAAGACATTCTCTTCCAAAGTTTCCAGTAGGTTCTGAGACACATTGAGCACACGAAGGAAGCGGAGCCCTTGGAAGGAGTGAGGCTCAATGGTGCGGAGTTGGGCCCCCACTATATGAAGCTCCTGAAGGCGGATCAGGTCAGAGAACATGCCTGCTTCAATAGTGCTGATGGGATTGTAGGAGAGGTTAAGGTGGGTCAGATATACCAGGTGTTTAAAGGCAAGGAAGGGTACAGTAGACAGGTTGGTATTGGTGATCGAGAGGGATGTGAGGTTGAGACCATATAGGCTATTGGCAGGCATCATATCCAGTAAAGGCCAATAGTCAATCTCTAGGTGTTTCAGGTGGAACAATCTTTTAAAGGCATACACGGGCATATTGTTGATATTGAGATGTTTCAGATGCAGGCTGATGAGGCTGCGGAGGTGGGAGAGGGCTTCTGTTGGTACTGCTGTTAGGTTGCATTTCTCCAGGGTGAGTTGCTCCAAGCTAAGCAACCCACTGAAGGCCCTGTGTGATATATAAACCAAATCATTGTCTCCCACTTCTAGAGACTTCAGGTTATGCAGATCTTGGAACATGTAGTCCAGTAAAATGACAATCTTATTCTCACTAATGTCAAGCTTGGTGAGGTTGGATAGCCCTGTAAATACCCCCAATGGGACCAACTTCAAGCGATTGCCTTTTAGGCGGAGGGAACGCAGGTTGAAGAGATTGTTAAATGCTCCTGGCTCCACATTGGCAATGATGTTGTCACTCAAGTCTATCTCCTCCAGCAGAGGATATGATATGAATTCTTCAGGGTTGACGCTTTTTAGTCTATTCTTGCTGAGGTCCAAGATTTTGGTCTCAATGGGAATGCCCTCTGGGATGGCGATCAACCGCCTTCTGTGGCAGCTAACAGATTTGTTCTGGGCAGAGCACTCGCAGCGAGCAGGGCAGCCAATGGTGGATCCCATGAAGATTAACACCACAGCCAGACCCAGGAATGGCTGCCAACATGATGTGGCCGTGTGAAGCATGACTCCACTTCTTAGTCTACACCTTGGTCACGGGTCTGCAGGAGAAGGGGCAAAAGAGGGCAGGAAGAGAAGTTGAGTTAGGACATAGATAAGTAAAAGGACATGAATAAGACAGCAAGGACAATGGAAAGGACCCTGGATTTGGAAGCACACAGATCTGGGCATAAACCTGAGAGTTGCCATTATTAGCCAATTGTCTTGGATAAGTTGCTTTCCCTTCCTGTTCTTCAGTCTTCTGGGTTGTAATGGAGATAATGGGCATGGTGATAGCAGCTTCCTCAGTGTCTGACAACTAGAAAGAGACaagtacagtgtctggcacagactGGGAGCCAAAACAGCGTACATTTCACCAGAGGCTCTATTTTGAACTCAAATGACAGAAACAGAGGTCAATGATGAAGAGGAAACATATTCAGTTTGAAGCAGTGTCTGTGTCTCTCATGTTTAGGATGTCATCCTCTGTTCAAAATGAAGCTAACAGAAGCTTAGTCAACATCAGGCCCCTTGGTTCAAAGGACAAAATAAAGTTACATTCAATGCAAGAGGTCGGgacatttttcttcatatttaaatttgttatttaaaaaaaaaattcaattagaaGGTATAGCTCTTTTGGAATGCAGTAAATTTTGATTTATGAAAGAGTTTTCTTTTGTGAGGTAAACAAAAAGTTCCTCAAAATCTCCTTGTATTCTTTGCGTTTATCATAGAGATGAGGCAGAATGGAGGTACCCTAATGGCTATGAT
The window above is part of the Equus caballus isolate H_3958 breed thoroughbred chromosome 23, TB-T2T, whole genome shotgun sequence genome. Proteins encoded here:
- the LINGO2 gene encoding leucine-rich repeat and immunoglobulin-like domain-containing nogo receptor-interacting protein 2, producing MLHTATSCWQPFLGLAVVLIFMGSTIGCPARCECSAQNKSVSCHRRRLIAIPEGIPIETKILDLSKNRLKSVNPEEFISYPLLEEIDLSDNIIANVEPGAFNNLFNLRSLRLKGNRLKLVPLGVFTGLSNLTKLDISENKIVILLDYMFQDLHNLKSLEVGDNDLVYISHRAFSGLLSLEQLTLEKCNLTAVPTEALSHLRSLISLHLKHLNINNMPVYAFKRLFHLKHLEIDYWPLLDMMPANSLYGLNLTSLSITNTNLSTVPFLAFKHLVYLTHLNLSYNPISTIEAGMFSDLIRLQELHIVGAQLRTIEPHSFQGLRFLRVLNVSQNLLETLEENVFSSPRALEVLSINNNPLACDCRLLWILQRHPTLQFGGQQPMCAGPDTIRERSFKDFHSTALSFYFTCKKPKIRDKKLQHLLVDEGQTVQLECSADGDPQPVISWVTPRRRFITTKSNGRATVLGDGTLEIRFAQDQDSGMYVCIASNAAGNDTFTASLTVKGFASDRFLYANRTPMYMTDSNDTISNGTNANTFSLDLKTILVSTAMGCFTFLGVVLFCFLLLFVWSRGKGKHKNSIDLEYVPRKNNGAVVEGEVAGPRRFNMKMI